TCTTCGCCCTCGTCGTCCTGCATGCCGCCCTGACTCGGGTGCGCACGTTGCGGGCCTGGCTGCTGCTCGGCCTCTACCTCGGCGGTCTCATCGGCCTGCTGCTGACGAGCCGTGCCTCCAGCTTCACCTCGCTCATCGGCTTCGAGTACCGATACCTCACCGACTCGGCGGCCATCGCGGCCCTGTGCCTCGCGTTCGCCTACCTGGAGGTGCCGGGGGCACTCGGGTCCAGCAGTCCGCGCACGCAGCCGCTGTTCACCGGCCGGACGGACCGCCGCCTGGTCGTCGCCCTTACCTGCCTCGTGGCCGTGTCGGGCCTGGCGAGCAGCGTCCCCTACGTTGCCTACTGGCACGAGGGGAATGCCAGCGAGCCCTACCTCCGGACGCTCGCCCGGGAGCGCGACCGCGTGGGGATCGTCGACCTCGCGGACTCACCGGTCCCCGATGACGTCATGTCCCAGCTGGCCGCGCCGGACAACAAGGTCAGCTCGTTCGCAGCCCTGCTCGGAGCCGACCTGCGGTTCCCCGACAGCAGCGGCCAGCTGGGGGTCGTCGACTCGGACGGCACCATCCACCGTGCCCTGGTGGAGCCCGGCGTGGTCTCGGAGGACGGCCCGAGGGAGGGCTGCGGGTGGCCGGTGACGGACCGCGGCCGCGACATCCCGCTAACCGGTGCCGCCTTCCCCTGGGGGTGGTGGCTGCAGATCGGCTACCTGGCCTCAGCCGACTCACCCGTGACGGTCAGCGCGGGAGGCAGCCGCATCGACACTGACGTGCAGAGCGGGCTCAACACGGTGTACGTCATGCTGGACGGGACCTTCGACGAGGTGCGGATCGACGGGCTCGACGCCGACGTCACGCTCTGCGTCGACACCATCATCGTCGGTCAGCCGGTGCCGGGAGAGGTGCTCGAGTGACCAAGCATGGCAAGAACCGCGTGCAGCTGGCGCCGGAGTTCCCGGCGCTCGACACCATGCGAGCCATTGGCGCGCTGGCCGTCCTCACCACCCATGCCGCGTTCCAGTCGGGCGACTACCTGCGCTACGGCGTCTTCGGCTCGCTGCTCTCGCGACTCGACATCGGTGTCGCGCTCTTCTTCGTGTTGTCCGGATTCCTGCTCGCCCGGCCGTGGCTGGCCCGTGCCGCCACCCGCAGCGCCGGCCCCGGGCTGGGCCGCTACTACTTCAAGCGAGTGCTTCGCATCTACCCGGTGTACGTCGTCACGGTCGTCGCCGCGTTCACCCTGATCAGGGTCAACCACGGTCGTTCGTTCAACGACTGGGTCACCACCTTGCTGCTCGGCGACCCCTACGTCGAGAGCCGCCTCAACCAGGGGCTCACCCAGATGTGGAGCCTCTCCGTCGAGGTGGCGTTCTACGTCGTGCTCCCGCTGGTCATGTGGCTCGCGATCGGCGCGGGTCGCGAACTCCGCACGGCTCGCATCCTCACCCTGATGGCGGGTCTGACAGCGCTCACCGTGTGGTGGCACCTGGGCCTCGCCGACGTGATCGCACCGCACACCTCGGGCAACCCGATGATGTGGCTGCCCGCCTTTCTCGTGTGGTTCGCCGTCGGCATCGGCTTTGCCTGGGCGCACGTGCTGGGCCAGGGCTCCCACAATCCGCCGCGCATGGTGCGGGGCCTCTGGTCGATGGGTTCGATGCCGGGCGTCTGCTGGGTGCTCGCGGGCGGCCTGATGCTGGTCGCCGCGAGCCCGATCGCCGGCCCGACGCTGCTCTTCGTAGCCACGCCCGGGCAGTCGCTGACCAAGCACCTGCTGTATGCCGTGGTCGCCGGGCTGGTCGTCCTGCCCGGCATCTTCGCGCCCGTCGGGTCGTCGTACGCACGTGCGCTCTCGTGGTCGCCGCTGCGACACGTCGGGCACATCTCCTACAGCATCTTCTGCATCCACCTGCCGATCCTGTACGGCGTCATGTCGGTCACCGAGTACCCGCTGTTCGGGGGCCACGGCCTCCAGATCTGGACGCTGACCCTGGCCCTGTCACTGGTGGTCGCCGAGGTGCTCTACCGCGTGGTCGAGATGCCCTTCATGCGCCTGAAGGACCTCGGTCGCCAGCGCCCGCCGGCAGCGCCGCCGAGCAGGAAGCCGCAGACCAGCACCACGAGGTAGTGCGGCCAGTCGAGGTAGCCCGCCCACGTCTGCGCGCCGCCCCACGGCCTGACGGCGTACGCCGCGGCCGCTGGCAGCACGAGCGCCGCCAGCACCCACGGCGCCGACTCCGGCCCCCGGCGAGTCAGCACCGCGGCGACGAGGCTGCCGACGAGCCCGAGTGCGAGACCCCACCAGCCGGCGAGCACTCCTCCGCCCAGGGCAGCTGTCGCTACGGCGAGCAGGACCGGCGCGCGTGCAGCGCCGAGCGCGGCCCGCTGGTCATCACGCCACCTCCGGTCCGGCAGCAGTACGGCGACCGTCAGGGCGAGCAGCGCCAGCAACCCGGCCAGGAGACCCATCCGGTAGCCACGGTCGGGCGCGAACCAAGCACTGACCTCGTCGGCTCCGGTTGCCCGCCAGCCCTGCTGCCAGCCGTCGACGACCACGCTCTCGAGGGCATCGCCGTCCTGCTGGGCCTGCCAGCCGCGGTTGGCGTTCTGGCGCAGCACCACCACGTCGCCGGCATCGGTGCCGGCGTCGATGCGGGCCCGGCTGGGGTCGGGCCTGAACAGCGCAGCCGCCTTCGGCGAACCCAGGGCTACCGGGCCGGACGCCAGGACGACGGCGTCGGGCACGAACGCCGAGGATGACGTGAAGTCGACGACGTTGGGGCCGGCGACGAGCTGAACGGTCGATTCGCCGCACACGCTCACCGGCACCCGCGAGCCGGCGTACAGCTGGAGCGGACTGGCCGTGACGGACGTGTCGAGCAGGGTGCCGTTGACGGTCAGCGCCGGGCCCGAGCCGCAGGGCAGCCGCCGGGGCCGGGAGCTCAGCGACGACGCCGGGGCGAAAGGCATGCCCTCGATCCTCAGCTCGGAGATGCCGATGGGCAGGTCGGAGCCGAAGGACGAGAAGTCGAGGCTGGTGGCGGGCTCGGCCTCCTCGACCCGGAGGCGCAGCGTGTCGGTGCGGATCGGGGGGAAGCCGACCGCACCCTCGCGGTTGAGCTGCACCGTGCGGCTGCCGCCGGGCCACGACAGGGTGAGCTTCTCGGGTGCCCGCGCTGCGGTGTCGGCGGCGACCGACACGTCTAGCCCGGTGATGGTGCGCTTACCGAGCCAGCTCAGCCGCAGCTCGGGGCGCAGGCTGTCCATGGCGGCGGTCCACGTCGTACCCGTGCGGCCGTCGATGGCGGCGAACGCCCGGGCCCGCGAGTCGGGCACCCCCGTCGACGAGGCGGAGGCGCCGATCGGCAGGCCCTGCGTGATCTCGCTGTCCAGGTCGTTCGAGGGGCGTGGCCGGGCCCACAGCTCTGGCGTCCACTCACCGGCGGAGGCCAGGGTGAAGGTCCTGCGCATGTCGAACGGCTCTTCACCCTTGACGTCGCGGCCGATGACGCAGCGCACCGCGCCGTCGATGTCGACACAGCCGGTGCGGCCGTCGGCCAGGGCGCGCAGCGCGATCACGTCGGGGTCGCCCCACCCGTCGGGCAGCGACGGCAGCTTCAGGGCTCGCGAGACCGACACGTCGGGGACCTCGACCTCGGCCAGCTCCATCTGGTTGCCCGGCCGACCCGAGGCATCCTCGATGCGCAGCCACGAGGTCCCGGCGTCGAGCCGGATCGTGCGGGTAGCGCCCTCCCCGATCTCGATCGGCTCGGTCACGCCCTGGGCGGTGCGCACCTGCACGACCTGACGATCGGGGCCAACGGTCACCTGGATCGAGTCGACCTGGGTCTCCTCGCCGAGGTCCAGCTGCCACCAGGCGTCCTCGCCCGGCACGTAGTTGGCGCGCCACAACGTCTCCTCGTGGCTGTCGACAGCGGCATAGGGCAGCTCGCCGGGCTGGAGGTTGACGAAGGCGTCGGCGTCGGCCGTCGACGACGACGCCGTCACCGAGGCCGCCCCCGACGTGCTGGCCCGCGTCAGCCAGCGGGCGGCATCGGAGGGGAGGTAGTCGCGGGTGGGGTTGCCCATGTGGGTGCGGTCGCCGGGTGCCAGCGTCGCCGAGGTGCCGTCGTGCACGCGTCCGAAGTGTCGCTCCACCGATCGCAGACCGTCGGTGAGCACCACGGAGGTCTCGGGGGCGGGCGGCTCGTCGACATCGGTCGCCAGCTGCGTCGGCTGGTCCCCGAGCAGGCCGAGGTCCTGCAGGTCATAGAGGTCCTCGGCGCCGCCCACGACCACGGGCAGGCCAGTCGCGGAATACGCCGGCCCGTCGGTCGCCGTCGTCGGGGGGACGGCGTACACCTCGATGGCGGGGTAATCGTTCTGCCAACCGCCGTTGATCACGATCTTGGTGTTGCTGCGCTCGAGGTGCGCCTCGCCACCGACGGTGGGCCCGAACTGGGCGACGCGCTCGAGGCCGGTGGAGCCGTTGATCGCCTGGTGCACGAGCACCGGGTCGGGCTGCCCGTTGCGGCTGAGGTCGTTGCGGAGCACGAGGTGGGTGATGCCGGCCCGGGCAAGGTAACCGGTGAGGGCCGCCGAGCCCCTGCCCTGGTCGAGCTGGTGCGAGATCGCGTCGAGCATCCGGATGTTCTGCGGCGGCGCCAGGGGTACGGCGTTGCGCACTGCCCACGGCGACCGGGCCAGGGACTGCATCGGCTCGTCGCGCGGCTGGCCCCACACGTAGGTGCCGAAGGCGGAGCCGGGGACGAGCAGCGCCGTACCGGAATCGTCGATGTCCTTCAACCAGGCGGCGGCTTCGTTCCAGTAGTCGGGGACGTCCTGGAAGCCGGTCGACGGGGTGATCCGGCCGAGCACGCCCGGCACCGCGGCGCCGACGACGGCCAGGACCGCGGTGCCGACGATCACCGTGCTGGTGACGCGGCTCGCCCAGGCGTCGAGGTCGCGTGGTGCTCCCGGGACGACGGCCCGGCGTTGCTCGATGACGTGGTCGACGAGGAAGGCGACGCCGAGCACGAGCGGCAGCCGCAGGATCGGGTCGAACTTGTGCACGTTGCGCAGTGGCGCGAGCGGGCCGTCGAGCAGCCGGAACAGGTCGTCGGCGAACCAGCCGTGCACCCCCGACGCGTGCCCCATCGTCACCATGGCGAGACCCACGAGAACGCCCAGGCCGAGGAAGAGGCGGTGCTTGTTGCCACGCAGCAGGATCCCGGCGCAGCCGAGGAACAGCACCACGCCGCTGTCGATCGGCAGGTAGAAGTTGCGCAGCAGGTCGTTGCCCGCACGGTTGGTCGGGTCGATGTAGGGCACCCAGTTGGACGTGCCGCGGAGGGCGTCGAAGAGCGTCGTCGGGAACGTCGTGTTGGCCGCCGACTCGATGTAGTCGAGGAACGGCGGGCTGTAGGCGCCCATCACGAAGAGCGGGATCAGCCACCACAGCGTGCCGAGCACCGTGAACACCGGCCACCAGACCATCAGCGAGCGACGTCGCGGCCCGGGGCTTCGGGTGACGATCCACAGCACTCCCAGTGGGAGTACGGCGAACGTCGCCGCGGCGTTGACGCCACCGACCATCGCCACGGCCAGCGCGGCCAGGGCGGCGGCGCGTCGAGGCGACCCGCGCTCGGAGCCGCGCACCAGGGCCAGCAGCACCCACGGCGCGAGCGCGCTAGGCCAGGCCTCGATGGAGATCTGGCCAAGGGTGGTGAGCATCCGGGGCGAGAGGGCGAAGGCGAACCCCGCGACGATGCAGGCGACCTCCGAGCGGACGCCGAGTGCTCGCGAGAGCTTGGCGGTGCCGAGGAAGGCCGCTCCCATGACGAGCGCCAGCCAGAGCCGCTGCACGATCCAGCCGGGGACGTCGACCAGCCAGCCGAACAGGAAGAACGGACCCATCGGCCACAGGTACCCGTAGGCCTGGTTCTGCAGCTGCCCGAACGCGCCCTCGGCGTCCCACAGGTGGGTGGCCCGACCGAGGAACTCCGCCGGGGAGAGGACCAGGTCCATCTTCGTGTCGGGCACGAGCAGCCCGGGTGACTGTACGAACGCGAGTCCGGCAAGGAGCACCACGCAGGCGAGCAGCCGCAGCCGCCAGCGGACGGTGCCGGACGGCGGCGATGACAGGGTGCGGCCGCTCATCGCTTGCGGAGAACGATGACGAGGTTCCACGTCACCACCTCCCGCACCACGGGCACGAACATCAGGAATCGGCTCCAGCGCGGGTTGTAGCGAGGCGCCAGGTCAACCACCTCGGCGCCCTGCTGACGATCGGCCCAGGCCAGCCCGGCGGCGACGGTCACCGGGAAGAGCGACTCGCCGTACTTGTTCTTGGGCTCCTTGCCGTGCACGTGGGCATAGCGACGGCGGGCGCGTGCACCGCCGAGGTAGTGCCACGGCGCCGTCTCGTGGCCACCCCACGGGCCGAACCACACGGTGTAGCTGATGAACGTCACGCCGCCTGG
This is a stretch of genomic DNA from Nocardioides sp. InS609-2. It encodes these proteins:
- a CDS encoding acyltransferase; its protein translation is MTKHGKNRVQLAPEFPALDTMRAIGALAVLTTHAAFQSGDYLRYGVFGSLLSRLDIGVALFFVLSGFLLARPWLARAATRSAGPGLGRYYFKRVLRIYPVYVVTVVAAFTLIRVNHGRSFNDWVTTLLLGDPYVESRLNQGLTQMWSLSVEVAFYVVLPLVMWLAIGAGRELRTARILTLMAGLTALTVWWHLGLADVIAPHTSGNPMMWLPAFLVWFAVGIGFAWAHVLGQGSHNPPRMVRGLWSMGSMPGVCWVLAGGLMLVAASPIAGPTLLFVATPGQSLTKHLLYAVVAGLVVLPGIFAPVGSSYARALSWSPLRHVGHISYSIFCIHLPILYGVMSVTEYPLFGGHGLQIWTLTLALSLVVAEVLYRVVEMPFMRLKDLGRQRPPAAPPSRKPQTSTTR
- a CDS encoding alpha-(1->3)-arabinofuranosyltransferase: MSGRTLSSPPSGTVRWRLRLLACVVLLAGLAFVQSPGLLVPDTKMDLVLSPAEFLGRATHLWDAEGAFGQLQNQAYGYLWPMGPFFLFGWLVDVPGWIVQRLWLALVMGAAFLGTAKLSRALGVRSEVACIVAGFAFALSPRMLTTLGQISIEAWPSALAPWVLLALVRGSERGSPRRAAALAALAVAMVGGVNAAATFAVLPLGVLWIVTRSPGPRRRSLMVWWPVFTVLGTLWWLIPLFVMGAYSPPFLDYIESAANTTFPTTLFDALRGTSNWVPYIDPTNRAGNDLLRNFYLPIDSGVVLFLGCAGILLRGNKHRLFLGLGVLVGLAMVTMGHASGVHGWFADDLFRLLDGPLAPLRNVHKFDPILRLPLVLGVAFLVDHVIEQRRAVVPGAPRDLDAWASRVTSTVIVGTAVLAVVGAAVPGVLGRITPSTGFQDVPDYWNEAAAWLKDIDDSGTALLVPGSAFGTYVWGQPRDEPMQSLARSPWAVRNAVPLAPPQNIRMLDAISHQLDQGRGSAALTGYLARAGITHLVLRNDLSRNGQPDPVLVHQAINGSTGLERVAQFGPTVGGEAHLERSNTKIVINGGWQNDYPAIEVYAVPPTTATDGPAYSATGLPVVVGGAEDLYDLQDLGLLGDQPTQLATDVDEPPAPETSVVLTDGLRSVERHFGRVHDGTSATLAPGDRTHMGNPTRDYLPSDAARWLTRASTSGAASVTASSSTADADAFVNLQPGELPYAAVDSHEETLWRANYVPGEDAWWQLDLGEETQVDSIQVTVGPDRQVVQVRTAQGVTEPIEIGEGATRTIRLDAGTSWLRIEDASGRPGNQMELAEVEVPDVSVSRALKLPSLPDGWGDPDVIALRALADGRTGCVDIDGAVRCVIGRDVKGEEPFDMRRTFTLASAGEWTPELWARPRPSNDLDSEITQGLPIGASASSTGVPDSRARAFAAIDGRTGTTWTAAMDSLRPELRLSWLGKRTITGLDVSVAADTAARAPEKLTLSWPGGSRTVQLNREGAVGFPPIRTDTLRLRVEEAEPATSLDFSSFGSDLPIGISELRIEGMPFAPASSLSSRPRRLPCGSGPALTVNGTLLDTSVTASPLQLYAGSRVPVSVCGESTVQLVAGPNVVDFTSSSAFVPDAVVLASGPVALGSPKAAALFRPDPSRARIDAGTDAGDVVVLRQNANRGWQAQQDGDALESVVVDGWQQGWRATGADEVSAWFAPDRGYRMGLLAGLLALLALTVAVLLPDRRWRDDQRAALGAARAPVLLAVATAALGGGVLAGWWGLALGLVGSLVAAVLTRRGPESAPWVLAALVLPAAAAYAVRPWGGAQTWAGYLDWPHYLVVLVCGFLLGGAAGGRWRPRSFRRMKGISTTR